In one window of Lynx canadensis isolate LIC74 chromosome B3, mLynCan4.pri.v2, whole genome shotgun sequence DNA:
- the LOC115517284 gene encoding thioredoxin-like has product MVKQIKSKYAFQEALNSEGNTSVVDFSATGCGPCTMVKSISHPLSEKDPNVVCLEVDVGDCQRLLQSVKSTLPFLKKEQKVGEFSGADKEKLEATINELI; this is encoded by the coding sequence ATGGTGAAGCAGATCAAGAGCAAATATGCTTTTCAGGAAGCCTTGAACAGTGAGGGGAACACTTCAGTAGTTGACTTCTCTGCCACAGGGTGTGGGCCTTGCACAATGGTCAAGTCCATCTCTCATCCCCTCTCTGAGAAGGATCCCAACGTGGTGTGCCTTGAAGTAGACGTGGGTGACTGTCAGAGGTTGCTTCAGAGTGTGAAGTCAACCCTCccgtttttaaaaaaggaacagaaggtgGGTGAATTTTCTGGAGCTGATAAGGAGAAACTTGAAGCTACCATTAATGAATTAATCTAA